One window of the Helicobacter canis genome contains the following:
- a CDS encoding TonB-dependent siderophore receptor has product MRLSYILIASSLAHILHAQSTIEHKMLDPIYAQAQRESAREHEHANTTTINAQSLQSRQATSLRDVFALDSSVSVGGATTTAQKVYIRGLEDRLYSVNLDNASQYGNLFHHQGNITIDPMMIKDITVQKGVPDAYMGVGALAGSMNIRTKDARDFLREGQKFGALVGLGGYSNQGYRANLAGFFALKNTDALLWVNWSNILGFHAGRGNGGNGEWVTGSANNNKSLLFKLNQQLSEQDSISLSYNGLNETSTAPFATNLAERNVTLFAHTNYNHTATLGYTHKADPSNPSSTQVRTNLYFNQRSIYLKPLTQEADNNHTNDHEEVSSKNIAFNNVGYNLSLSNQFSVFDIEYGLNYQGVFVADTAAPKDPVNRAKESGHIYGGFVKSTYTPSEHFVLAAQSRYDVFNYFDKNNQTHLTQGFSPAASITYIPISSLSFRAGYAYLTRGAMPGDATLLGDSDVLIHKNLRPESIQNVELNADYSGSIFCARLAGYYSRLGNFINSYAHDHDHNDHIHTPGEPHSHGGLRQNMDSAIEVFGYEGGIGADYKGFSSYASIAQNFPTYKGYLLQDTYELGAVSGIIYTLSLQYEIARYHLRFAWLSQFTQRVKYKGYDIYNDETGFIDKAGYSVHNLYINWEPFGAKRLALRLSVNNIFNTFYIAQTSPFKNEAMDPLKPDSIRRAMPSPGIDARFEVSYQF; this is encoded by the coding sequence ATGAGACTCTCTTATATCCTTATAGCTAGCTCTCTAGCCCACATACTCCACGCCCAAAGCACGATCGAGCATAAAATGCTTGACCCTATCTACGCACAAGCACAAAGAGAATCCGCCAGAGAGCACGAGCACGCCAACACCACCACCATAAATGCCCAAAGCCTGCAATCTCGCCAAGCTACAAGCCTGCGCGATGTGTTTGCGCTAGATTCTAGTGTGAGTGTGGGTGGGGCTACCACCACCGCGCAAAAGGTCTATATCCGCGGACTTGAAGATCGGCTTTATAGTGTCAATCTCGATAATGCCAGCCAATATGGCAATCTCTTCCACCACCAAGGCAATATCACCATAGATCCTATGATGATCAAAGACATCACCGTCCAAAAAGGTGTGCCAGATGCCTATATGGGAGTAGGCGCACTAGCAGGATCGATGAATATCCGCACCAAAGATGCGCGCGATTTCTTACGAGAAGGGCAGAAATTTGGCGCGTTAGTGGGGCTTGGCGGATATAGCAACCAAGGCTACCGCGCGAATTTAGCAGGATTTTTCGCGCTGAAAAATACCGATGCGCTTCTATGGGTAAATTGGAGCAATATCCTAGGATTCCACGCGGGTAGGGGCAATGGCGGCAATGGCGAATGGGTAACAGGCTCTGCTAATAACAACAAAAGCCTACTTTTTAAGCTCAATCAGCAATTAAGCGAGCAAGATAGTATAAGCCTTTCTTACAATGGGCTTAATGAAACTTCCACTGCACCTTTTGCCACCAATTTAGCAGAAAGAAATGTAACTCTCTTTGCCCATACCAACTACAACCACACCGCCACTCTAGGCTACACCCACAAAGCCGACCCGAGCAATCCTAGCTCCACACAAGTGCGCACTAATCTCTACTTCAATCAACGCTCCATCTACCTAAAACCACTCACACAAGAAGCAGACAATAACCACACAAATGACCACGAAGAAGTCAGCTCCAAAAACATCGCCTTTAACAATGTCGGCTACAATCTGTCCCTAAGCAATCAATTTAGTGTGTTTGATATAGAGTATGGGCTTAATTATCAAGGCGTGTTTGTCGCTGATACCGCCGCGCCAAAAGACCCCGTAAATCGCGCCAAAGAGAGCGGGCATATCTATGGAGGCTTTGTCAAATCCACCTATACTCCTAGCGAGCATTTCGTGCTAGCTGCACAAAGCCGCTATGATGTGTTTAACTACTTTGACAAAAACAACCAAACCCACCTAACTCAAGGCTTCTCGCCTGCGGCTAGTATCACTTATATCCCCATAAGCTCTCTATCTTTCCGTGCGGGCTATGCTTATCTCACAAGAGGAGCTATGCCTGGCGATGCGACTCTGCTAGGGGATAGCGATGTGCTAATCCACAAAAACCTACGCCCAGAATCTATCCAAAATGTCGAGCTCAATGCAGATTATAGTGGGAGTATTTTTTGTGCGCGCTTGGCGGGGTATTACTCACGGCTTGGCAATTTTATCAATAGCTACGCACACGACCACGATCATAATGACCATATCCACACGCCCGGCGAGCCTCATAGCCACGGCGGTTTGCGGCAAAATATGGATTCTGCTATTGAAGTCTTTGGCTATGAGGGCGGGATTGGCGCAGACTACAAGGGCTTTAGCTCCTATGCTTCTATCGCGCAAAATTTCCCCACCTATAAAGGCTATTTACTGCAAGATACTTATGAGCTAGGCGCGGTATCTGGGATCATTTATACGCTATCTTTGCAGTATGAGATTGCGCGCTATCACTTGCGCTTTGCGTGGCTTAGTCAATTTACCCAGCGCGTGAAATACAAAGGCTATGATATTTACAATGATGAAACCGGCTTCATCGACAAAGCCGGATATAGCGTGCATAATCTCTACATAAATTGGGAGCCCTTTGGAGCAAAAAGACTTGCCTTGCGCCTAAGTGTGAATAATATCTTTAACACCTTCTACATCGCCCAAACAAGCCCATTTAAAAACGAAGCGATGGACCCTCTAAAGCCAGATAGTATCCGCCGCGCTATGCCAAGCCCAGGGATTGATGCGCGATTTGAGGTAAGCTATCAGTTTTAA